The proteins below come from a single Sander vitreus isolate 19-12246 chromosome 15, sanVit1, whole genome shotgun sequence genomic window:
- the LOC144529918 gene encoding homeobox protein Dlx4a-like yields the protein MMTMSSISDTLVPPDPSKSAFLEFGGHGYTGHQQHSPGLSHNHYSVHGLHAVGSTQHDGPFSSGASSYGRPLGYPAYHSPVTAHHPGAYLPYQHGGHGGALGHTRLEDADHEKPTTVIENGEVRLNGKGKKIRKPRTIYSSLQLQALNQRFQQTQYLALPERADLAAKLGLTQTQVKIWFQNKRSKFKKIMKNGPCGPEGDHLAPPPPSSASPCSLWDISMAAKGAPVHSGGYMNNFAHWYPGHQQDSMPRTQMM from the exons ATGATGACTATGAGCTCTATATCGGACACTTTAGTCCCGCCTGACCCGTCCAAATCGGCGTTTTTGGAGTTCGGCGGCCACGGCTACACCGGACACCAGCAGCACTCCCCCGGCCTGTCCCACAACCATTACTCGGTCCACGGTCTGCACGCCGTCGGTTCCACGCAGCACGATGGGCCCTTCTCCTCTGGTGCATCATCGTACGGTCGCCCGCTGGGATACCCGGCCTATCACAGCCCCGTGACCGCGCACCACCCTGGGGCCTACCTGCCCTATCAGCACGGTGGTCACGGCGGCGCGCTTGGACACACCAGACTGGAAGATGCGG ATCACGAGAAGCCCACGACGGTGATAGAGAACGGGGAGGTGAGGCTCAACGGGAAGGGGAAGAAGATCAGGAAGCCTCGGACCATTTACTCCAGCCTGCAGCTCCAGGCCCTCAACCAGCGCTTCCAGCAGACCCAGTACCTCGCCCTGCCCGAGAGGGCCGACCTGGCGGCCAAACTGGGCCTGACACAGACCCAG GTGAAAATATGGTTCCAAAACAAACGCTCCAAATTCAAGAAGATCATGAAGAATGGGCCCTGTGGACCTGAGGGAGACCATCTGGCCCCCCCGCCGCCGTCCTCCGCCTCTCCCTGCTCCCTGTGGGACATCAGCATGGCAGCCAAAGGCGCGCCGGTGCACTCGGGTGGATACATGAACAATTTTGCTCACTGGTACCCCGGACACCAGCAGGACTCCATGCCCAGGACTCAGATGATGTGA